Proteins from one Podospora pseudocomata strain CBS 415.72m chromosome 4, whole genome shotgun sequence genomic window:
- the YSA1_2 gene encoding ADP-ribose diphosphatase (COG:L; EggNog:ENOG503NZ8Q), which translates to MSSGTDPSAARIVSVKPLENKDARWLNLVQIEYLTPDGQTRQWEAIHRTTTPKSSPGGVDSVHIIAVRSCSSDPSRKEILLEKQFRPPAGKVCIEFPAGLVDPNESIETCALRELREETGYVGEVMGKVGGSIVMFGSPASSAAKTVFIHATIDTGKPENQTPVAELEDGEFIEPFWVPLASLHSQIRRLAEEGFAIDSKVGIYAEGLEMGRSLNSA; encoded by the exons ATGTCTTCAGGAACCGATCCATCAGCCGCGAGAATTGTTTCCGTGAAACCACTG GAAAACAAAGACGCCCGCTGGCTCAACCTAGTCCA AATAGAATACCTCACCCCCGACGGACAAACCCGCCAATGGGAAGCCATccaccgcaccaccacccctaaATCCAGCCCAGGCGGCGTCGACTCTGTCCACATCATCGCCGTCCGCTCTTGCTCATCAGACCCAAGCAGGAAGGAGATTCTCCTAGAGAAACAATTCCGGCCACCAGCGGGCAAGGTCTGCATCGAGTTCCCCGCCGGACTGGTCGATCCCAACGAGAGCATCGAGACGTGTGCGCTGAGAGAGCTGAGAGAGGAGACGGGGTATGtcggggaggtgatgggcaaGGTTGGGGGGAGTATTGTGATGTTTGGAT CACCCGCATCTTCGGC CGCCAAAACAGTCTTCATCCACGCCACCATCGACACGGGCAAACCAGAAAACCAGACCCCCGTCGCCGAACTCGAAGATGGCGAGTTCATCGAGCCATTCTGGGTCCCGCTTGCCAGTCTACACTCCCAAATCAGAAGGCTAGCCGAGGAAGGTTTCGCCATTGACAGCAAAGTTGGGATCTACGCCGAAGGCCTAGAGATGGGACGCTCGCTCAACAGTGCCTAG
- a CDS encoding hypothetical protein (EggNog:ENOG503PR77), giving the protein MAQSSCLPRWTVWCLAGENVNLNQQLPSVQTQLPSLASPRKFFSGRPQTQPTMMMALRHALTWLPPSFPVAAAIAAIVLAVFIKTLATPRRADPREPPLLKPTIPFIGHIIGLIRHQADYHRILQRKSKQPIVTLPMLTGKLYAIFDPSLISAGLKNKHLSTKPQVRAAVAPLIKASKGTVDLMMSEQGDVLQDRMMLHAIPTSFSGDLQQSFIEAALQEATTPPVYGKHQDPFSQDPSLLQSFWDYNESIMVLMMDILPSFIAKKGHLGRIKLAQALTPYYSSQAEQHPAASALVRLRAQEMRNAGLPVEDIAKIETLLPLAAMTNTVPTLFWFFSHVFTRPALAEQLRKEVEDNLLTRDGPKAKLAVSSAVLEEKTPFLWSCYRETLRLTVHQIATRTAMQDTTITSPKTGQTYFLAKGTVVQMSIGASHFLPEYWGEKYLDFKPDRFLGLTKEEERAFKMAHQPFGGGLHLCPGRHFALAEMMAVMTTLLVGFEVGGLDGEGEWREPGRGTASIVDAATRPKDYGAGFGAKVRRREGWEDVVWEYKF; this is encoded by the exons ATGGCCCAATCATCTTGTCTTCCTCGTTGGACTGTTTGGTGCTTGGCGGGGGAAAATGTGAACCTGAACCAACAGCTTCCCAGTGTCCAGACCCAACTCCCAAGTCTTGCAAGTCCTCGCAAATTCTTTTCTGGTCgtccccaaactcaaccaacgatgatgatggcactTCGACATGCCCTTACTTGGCTGCCACCCAGCTTCCCCGTTGCCGCGGCGATAGCTGCCATCGTTCTCGCCGTCTTCATCAAGACGCTTGCGACACCAAGAAGAGCAGACCCGCGGGAACCACCTCTTCTGAAACCCACCATCCCGTTCATCGGACACATCATCGGGTTGATCCGACACCAGGCAGATTACCACCGAATTCTACAGCGCAAATCCAAGCAGCCAATCGTCACACTTCCTATGCTCACAGGAAAGCTGTACGCCATCTTTGAcccctccttgatctcagCCGGCCTTAAGAACAAGCACCTCTCAACGAAACCCCAGGTCAGAGCTGCCGTCGCGCCGTTGATAAAAGCCAGCAAAGGCACCGTCGACCTTATGATGAGCGAGCAGGGCGACGTGCTTCAAGACCGCATGATGCTGCACGCCATCCCGACTAGTTTCTCTGGGGACCTGCAGCAAAGTTTTATCGAGGCCGCCTTGCAAGAA GCCACGACACCACCGGTGTATGGCAAGCACCAGGACCCTTTCTCCCAGGACCCGAGCCTGCTGCAATCTTTCTGGGACTACAACGAGTCCATCatggtgctgatgatggaCATCCTGCCGTCCTTCATCGCCAAGAAAGGCCACCTCGGGCGTATAAAGCTAGCCCAAGCCCTGACTCCTTACTACTCCTCCCAGGCAGAACAGCACCCTGCCGCCTCTGCCCTTGTTCGTCTTCGTGCGCAGGAAATGCGCAACGCCGGTCTCCCAGTGGAGGACATCGCCAAGATTgaaaccctcctccctctcgcAGCAATGACCAACACCGTCCCGACTCTGTTCTGGTTCTTTAGCCATGTCTTCACACGGCCGGCTCTCGCCGAGCAACTCAGGAAAGAAGTAGAAGACAACTTGCTCACCAGAGACGGCCCCAAAGCAAAACTGGCCGTCTCGTCAGCTGTGCTCGAAGAGAAAACACCTTTCCTGTGGAGCTGCTACAGAGAAACCCTCCGTCTCACTGTCCACCAAATCGCCACGAGGACGGCGATGCAAGACACGACTATCACGTCCCCCAAGACGGGACAAACATATTTTCTCGCAAAGGGAACCGTGGTTCAAATGTCGATTGGGGCATCTCACTTTCTTCCGGAATACTGGGGGGAGAAGTACCTAGATTTCAAGCCTGATCGGTTTTTGGGGTTAAcgaaggaagaagagagggcgTTCAAGATGGCTCATCAGCCGTTTGGCGGTGGATTGCATCTCTGCCCGGGGAGGCATTTTGCCTTGGCGGAGATGATGGCTGTCATGACGACATTGCTGGTTGGatttgaggttgggggtttggatggggagggggagtggagGGAGCCTGGGAGGGGGACGGCGAGTATTGTTGATGCGGCTACCAGGCCAAAGGATTATGGGGCGGGTTTTGGGGCGAAGgttcggaggagggaggggtgggaggatgtTGTCTGGGAGTATAAGTTTTAA
- a CDS encoding hypothetical protein (EggNog:ENOG503PIN4), giving the protein MAETFPRFPRLPYELRHMIWEFAIRPAAPGAHIFTISDSTNTTSDDSRENEGHVLVCQPRCDQTRGGKADGQLNNPSTYIADSGLWTACRESRNVMERKLLQREDRPILFWGDSSDGPPPVNPECWTNRQIALFPTRDLIILQSQIFTPFRWTVMPGSLDWDKPTYRQSQLPSCAFWSAMKNVTSQAARHIAVEYNPAWDSMSLHWGEVTGFVDLLLGPSRAELDSGPTHVWFIDYRLKRRNRVSTEKQLRTESEREEPRVYYGDGCRYVEVSEQDSGESGDGEWNDAFGADRWHPFNNEPMFSRNGVRGCVKRAKALLYKDEEYVDRVNIGILACESL; this is encoded by the coding sequence ATGGCTGAAACATTTCCGCGCTTCCCTCGGCTACCCTATGAGCTTCGGCATATGATCTGGGAATTCGCCATCCGACCGGCCGCACCTGGAGCGCACATTTTCACCATTTCCGACAGCACAAACACAACCTCGGATGATTCTCGAGAAAATGAAGGTCATGTTTTAGTCTGCCAGCCGCGTTGCGATCAGACTCGGGGTGGAAAAGCCGACGGACAACTCAACAACCCGTCAACCTACATTGCCGACAGCGGACTATGGACGGCGTGCAGGGAATCCAGGAATGTCATGGAACGAAAGTTGCTACAGCGCGAGGATCGTCCGATCTTGTTTTGGGGCGACTCGAGTGATGGGCCGCCGCCTGTTAACCCTGAATGCTGGACGAATCGGCAGatcgccctcttccccacGCGagacctcatcatcctccagtCTCAAATTTTCACTCCTTTTCGATGGACGGTGATGCCTGGGTCTCTTGACTGGGACAAGCCCACCTACCGCCAGTCACAGCTACCGTCGTGCGCTTTCTGGTCAGCAATGAAGAACGTGACAAGCCAAGCAGCACGACACATTGCCGTGGAGTACAATCCCGCCTGGGACTCCATGTCACTTCACTGGGGAGAAGTCACCGGGTTTGTGGACCTACTCTTAGGCCCGTCACGCGCCGAACTGGATTCCGGGCCGACACATGTGTGGTTCATCGATTACCGCCTCAAGAGAAGAAACCGCGTTTCAACCGAGAAACAACTTCGAACCGAGAGTGAAAGGGAGGAGCCGAGAGTGTATTATGGGGATGGCTGTCGCTACGTGGAGGTATCTGAGCAGGATTCAGGGGAATCCGGAGATGGAGAGTGGAATGACGCCTTTGGGGCAGACCGCTGGCACCCTTTTAACAACGAGCCCATGTTCTCTAGGAATGGAGTGCGTGGCTGCGTCAAAAGGGCAAAGGCGTTGCTTTACAAGGATGAGGAGTATGTTGACCGAGTCAACATTGGTATTTTGGCTTGTGAATCCTTGTGA
- a CDS encoding hypothetical protein (COG:S; EggNog:ENOG503PEP6): MQLKTLFSLVVPLLGLQSSVHSLNIPPTQELHLRDEINAQGGQSNQLYKFEVRIYKRNNVTWDAFAAFLVNSRYPKVKPLVAKHGVAVWTETLTPPSARAIAAGAIPPGWTVPQYDSISTYYVSDPSVLGALTTDPAWIALEIAAAGYVDGSRGTLLAGFETVKYEKPKKGGKGKKKRGCLLD, from the exons ATGCAGCTCAAGACACTCTTTTCTCTCGTGGTGCCCCTGCTGGGACTTCAAAGCTCAGTACACAGTCTCAACATTCCACCCACTCAGGAGCTGCATCTTCGTGACGAGATCAACGCTCAGGGAGGCCAATCGAACCAACTGTACAAGTTTGAGGTTAGAATCTACAAGCGAAACAACGTCACGTGGGACGCCTTCGCCGCCTTTCTCGTCAACTCTCGCTATCCCAAGGTGAAGCCACTGGTGGCCAAgcatggtgttgctgtttgGACGGAG ACCTTGACGCCACCTTCAGCACGAGCCATTGCCGCAGGCGCCATCCCTCCCGGCTGGACGGTGCCGCAATATGACTCCATCTCGACTTACTACGTCAGTGATCCCTCTGTTCTCGGCGCCTTGACCACTGACCCAGCCTGGATTGCGTTGGAGATTGCTGCCGCGGGGTATGTGGATGGGTCAAGAGGAACGCTTCTGGCCGGTTTCGAGACTGTCAAATATGAGAAGCCGAAGAAgggaggcaaaggcaagaagaagagaggctGTTTGCTAGATTAG
- a CDS encoding hypothetical protein (EggNog:ENOG503Q00E): protein MRRASRAPDRPGANAQDAPVLLQDLLPHASATTPYSPNIDSDHYNDPLPTPPLIPNTTSNIPTSPPNIPHNPAAPTPPVPPPTTPPQPPLTNSATPQTPVTSPISTIPNQQPSNPSSTTFTPSSPNLSTRLTKLLTRLSTLPTPPVITHLHKHLKVPTILLITLLLFIFVTLISWQAHNLDWPLARIPIPSGILLLTIVAKFTDWALAGVTDDAWERLQWGPLLQRGRGNMLTFLVMGSGFGSWWRVLFSSGVQPGEETKLMRLRRLVRTKWKWRPRFSARFWSFIRIFVWLFVQFPGLILMAMIENKDSFRPTAWADVTGGLGAFNVSAGWFQPGDPSTYRQVFGILQDPTITVTTTPIGEECSREDSCQSYILSGGTTLVQPWAFVPRQLTDNHAYVIENAPAYQIDGWETSFNHSLPYASWTDDQCRVFTSQSPLGAVDGSLQICVKNDGDDGQLLAGIRECGSNVDKTGNCTLDPAYPGWDSFPAFSSVIELYRLNVDLVTDRHTQTIIELSNQASPIKQIIAPEDFLDAFALLLCPFPTNSTQISRWCAPNAVNQQLTASLAWRIQLAYSERYFDNQLSMDMLRNLFATVLYMFNPVYRAISIDGSVPWKPNETVPGLPPENTFRGSPAIQSSYVAPATWTVVAFIVSAVVLISAAVIAMVVSSVYADMPDLNKFLVLDGMKVVVVDPATGDETFFGDVVCREKTKEGVIYMASRTTVCLASGATAGSDGNASSPASR from the exons ATGCGGCGAGCAAGTCGAGCTCCAGATCGGCCTGGAGCAAATGCCCAAGATGCTCCAGTTTTGCTCCAAGACCTCTTACCTCATGcttcagccaccaccccgtATTCCCCCAATATTGACTCAGATCATTACAACGACCCATTACCAACACCTCCATTAATCCCAAACACCACGAGCAACATCCCGacctccccaccaaacaTTCCACATAATCCAGcggcaccaacaccaccagtcccaccaccgacaacccctcctcaaccacctctcacCAACTCTGcaacccctcaaactcccgTCACTTCCCCAATCTCAaccatccccaaccagcaaccatccaacccatcttccaccaccttcactccttcctccccaaacctctcAACCCGTCTCACCAAACTCCTCACCCGGCTATCAACcctcccaacaccccccGTCATCACCCACCTCCATAAACACCTCAAAGTCCCCACCATCCTTCTCatcacccttctcctcttcatcttcgtcaCCCTCATCTCCTGGCAAGCCCACAACCTCGACTGGCCTCTCGCCAGAATCCCGATCCCCTCCGGCATTCTCCTCCTGACAATAGTAGCCAAGTTCACAGACTGGGCACTCGCCGGCGTAACCGACGACGCCTGGGAACGACTGCAATGGGGTCCATTACTGCAGCGAGGCCGAGGGAACATGTTGACATTCCTGGTGATGGGCTCCGGGTtcgggagctggtggagggtgTTATTTTCTTCGGGGGTGCAGCCGGGAGAGGAGACGAAGTtgatgaggctgaggaggttAGTCAGGACGAAATGGAAATGGCGGCCTCGGTTCAGCGCTCGGTTCTGGAGTTTCATCCGCATCTTCGTTTGGTTGTTTGTCCAATTCCCAGGCTTGATTCTCATGGCTATGATCGAGAACAAAGACTCCTTCCGCCCAACAGCATGGGCGGACGTAaccggtgggttgggggcgtTCAACGTGAGCGCGGGTTGGTTCCAGCCTGGTGACCCATCCACTTATCGACAGGTTTTTGGCATCCTTCAAGACCCAACCATCACGGTGACTACCACGCCAATAGGTGAGGAATGTAGTCGGGAGGATAGCTGTCAGTCGTACATCTTGTCTGGGGGGACAACCCTTGTTCAGCCTTGGGCTTTTGTACCGCGGCAATTGACTGACAACCACGCCTATGTAATTGAGAACGCGCCGGCGTATCAAATCGATGGCTGGGAGACCTCGTTCAACCATTCGTTGCCGTATGCTTCCTGGACTGACGACCAGTGTCGGGTGTTCACCTCTCAAAGCCCGCTGGGTGCAGTTGATGGCTCGCTTCAAATTTGTGTGAAGAacgatggagatgatggacagTTGTTGGCAG GCATCCGAGAATGTGGTAGCAACGTGGACAAGACCGGCAATTGCACCCTTGATCCGGCCTATCCAGGGTGGGATTCCTTCCCGGCCTTCTCATCTGTCATCGAACTGTATCGACTGAACGTAGACCTTGTGACAGACCGTCACACCCAGACCATCATCGAGCTGTCCAACCAAGCTAGTCCAATCAAACAGATAATCGCCCCTGAAGACTTCCTCGACGCATtcgccctccttctctgCCCCTTCCCCACAAACTCGACCCAAATCTCCCGATGGTGCGCCCCCAACGCCGTGAACCAACAGCTCACAGCTTCGCTCGCGTGGAGAATCCAACTGGCCTACAGCGAGAGGTACTTTGACAACCAACTCTCCATGGACATGCTTCGTAATCTCTTTGCAACGGTGTTGTATATGTTTAACCCAGTCTATCGGGCTATTTCCATCGATGGTTCCGTGCCGTGGAAACCCAACGAGACAGTACCTGGGCTGCCACCAGAGAACACCTTTCGAGGGTCCCCAGCCATCCAGTCGAGCTATGTCGCCCCGGCTACTTGGACTGTGGTTGCTTTCATCGTGTCGGCGGTAGTACTAATCTCTGCGGCGGTCATCGCGATGGTTGTGTCGTCTGTATATGCCGATATGCCTGACCTTAACAAGTTCTTGGTGTTGGATGGGATGAAAGTCGTTGTCGTTGATCCCGCAACGGGGGATGAGACTTTCTTTGGCGATGTTGTATGTCGGGAGAAGACGAAGGAAGGAGTTATTTATATGGCGAGCCGGACGACCGTCTGTCTTGCGAGTGGGGCGACAGCAGGGAGCGACGGGAATGCATCATCACCTGCTTCGAGATGA
- a CDS encoding hypothetical protein (COG:S; EggNog:ENOG503PD7Q): MSSEPSLCTACKGLIHRLATEPRTEPEDYTVVAESFLKLEDSCAAGCPLCRLIRQKLVHDAFTTTKSFQDFRSVSAPIHVEFDENTIWVYSPAQDELGYKVQATLYRRPEEKSDDGVDDLRLKPEREIDDTGNGMIHSLQNDEGLEAVVAIARDWISNCLNRHMRCSMLATLDQSGHRAVPILPTRVIDVGGKPGAPKPRLVVQDGTPIQAEYFTLSYSWGGGVAAGTKLTPSNLETMQQGIDMASLPKTIQDAIIFTKKMGLVRYLWVDALCIIQQSNDASDDHTHKADWALECANFGRYYTGSLCTLAATGSLSSDEGLFLDRPGLDYPANTYTIQRHTQTGQPESLVIEPSLPSWISCISKGPLTSRGWAMQERAMSPRILHFTVHAVFWECAELSANEFQTEKLSNRIGWPRLPGEGLLSQRWLSEQSAEQRLHNSWYDLAIFYSGCQFTFPSDRLPALSGMAKKVWAMCAEGPEANLCLQQPKYYAGLWEGTIQRAIAWYSVWRRFNRSLRYTHRSHQRDGYIAPSWSWACLRDDHLQVRFAQSHQPGFAVYDDEGPRKICTEWKFPLEIMDIKVEHTGPDPMGGVSYGKLRVNGMLARVNGVEREMTPFDRGHIFEFFRTSSSGEEHKLRIHLDSLVDRHADGERYIFPYKHFHCLLVAFADEDTSGDEDLKLVGTQRVTTAALALRATGITTDGVEEYTRIGLVFAAREVLFGEAVKTVVDIV, from the coding sequence ATGTCCTCAGAACCATCTCTTTGCACTGCCTGTAAGGGCCTTATCCATCGTTTGGCCACCGAGCCTAGGACTGAGCCCGAGGACTACACAGTGGTAGCTGAAAGCTTCCTCAAACTCGAAGACTCTTGCGCGGCCGGATGCCCACTGTGCAGACTTATCCGACAGAAGCTTGTGCATGACGCATTCACGACCACCAAAAGCTTTCAAGACTTTCGCTCTGTCTCTGCGCCGATTCATGTCGAGTTTGATGAAAATACGATCTGGGTATACTCACCGGCCCAAGATGAACTTGGTTACAAGGTACAGGCTACTTTGTACCGCAGGCCAGAAGAAAAATCCGATGATGGTGTGGACGATCTCCGTCTGAAGCCTGAAAGGGAGATTGATGATACGGGAAACGGCATGATACACTCGCTTCAGAACGATGAGGGGCTGGAAGCCGTGGTTGCTATAGCGCGTGATTGGATCTCGAACTGCTTGAACCGTCACATGCGCTGCTCTATGCTGGCTACCTTGGATCAGTCCGGTCACCGTGCTGTGCCAATACTACCTACCCGGGTGATCGATGTGGGAGGTAAACCAGGGGCTCCAAAGCCTCGACTGGTAGTCCAGGACGGCACTCCGATCCAAGCGGAATACTTTACGTTGAGTTAcagttggggtggtggagtagCAGCCGGGACAAAACTGACCCCAAGTAATCTCGAGACCATGCAGCAAGGGATCGACATGGCAAGCCTCCCCAAGACCATCCAAGACGCCATCATCTTTACAAAGAAAATGGGTCTGGTACGTTACCTATGGGTTGATGCTCTCTGTATAATTCAGCAAAGCAACGATGCCTCAGACGACCATACTCATAAAGCAGATTGGGCGTTGGAATGTGCCAACTTTGGCCGGTATTACACCGGCTCCTTGTGCACGCTGGCCGCCACGGGCTCATTGTCATCAGACGAGGGCTTGTTCTTGGACAGACCGGGCCTCGACTACCCGGCAAACACCTACACAATACAGCGTCACACCCAAACCGGTCAGCCGGAGTCATTGGTGATTGAACCATCGCTCCCCAGCTGGATCTCGTGCATCAGTAAGGGGCCCTTGACATCGCGTGGGTGGGCCATGCAGGAACGCGCCATGTCACCGAGAATTCTTCACTTCACAGTACATGCCGTTTTCTGGGAGTGTGCCGAGCTCAGCGCCAATGAATTTCAAACAGAAAAGTTGAGCAACCGCATTGGATGGCCACGTCTTCCGGGTGAGGGACTCCTCAGCCAGCGTTGGCTATCAGAGCAATCAGCCGAACAGCGGCTCCACAACTCCTGGTACGATTTGGCTATTTTTTACTCTGGTTGCCAGTTCACCTTTCCTTCCGACCGGCTTCCAGCACTATCTGGCATGGCAAAGAAAGTCTGGGCCATGTGTGCTGAAGGTCCCGAGGCGAACCTTTGTTTACAGCAACCCAAGTACTATGCTGGGTTATGGGAGGGCACTATCCAGCGCGCCATTGCATGGTACAGCGTTTGGCGGCGTTTCAACCGTTCTCTCAGATACACCCATCGTTCTCACCAAAGAGACGGATATATTGCCCCCTCCTGGTCCTGGGCTTGCCTTCGGGATGACCACCTGCAAGTTCGCTTTGCCCAAAGCCATCAGCCTGGCTTTGCTGTGTACGATGACGAGGGCCCACGTAAGATATGTACAGAGTGGAAGTTTCCACTTGAAATCATGGACATCAAGGTTGAACATACCGGGCCTGATCCGATGGGAGGCGTGAGCTATGGAAAGCTCCGGGTCAACGGAATGTTAGCCCGTGTAAATGGGGTTGAAAGGGAGATGACTCCCTTTGATCGCGGCCACATTTTTGAATTTTTCAGGACAAGTAGCTCGGGCGAAGAGCACAAGCTTCGGATACACCTCGACAGTCTGGTCGACCGCCATGCAGACGGTGAAAGATACATTTTCCCATACAAACACTTTCACTGTTTGTTGGTTGCGTTTGCGGACGAAGACACGTCGGGCGACGAAGACTTGAAGTTGGTCGGCACTCAACGCGTCACGACAGCAGCATTGGCACTGCGAGCCACGGGCATCACCacggatggtgttgaggaatATACTAGAATAGGGTTGGTATTTGCCGCGAGGGAAGTGTTATTCGGAGAGGCGGTCAAGACAGTGGTGGATATTGTTTAA
- a CDS encoding hypothetical protein (EggNog:ENOG503P310; COG:G), translated as MLTITTQDYTIPDPELSVLGRSQCNSLKQNLVPKITGPNPELEVGLVIVSPMRRTIETALLAFGDLGIPFEAHAGWQENSTQPCDTGSPIPSLKSEFPQVNFDHVDPVYPDKTSPSGKKYFNTKQAIMARGQEVLRDLKQRKEKAIIVVSHSGFLRAGVTGRWYMNADYRVFDFADVDEGNAKIQEREWTAKEGGLGWSFEERVELGDGLVDEIEEPVLD; from the exons ATGTTGACAATAA CAACACAAGACTACACCATCCCCGACCCAGAACTCTCCGTCCTAGGCCGCTCCCAATGCAACTCCCTCAAACAAAACCTCGTCCCCAAAATCACCGGCCCCAACCCCGAGCTCGAAGTAggcctcgtcatcgtcagcCCCATGCGCAGAACCATCGAGACAGCCCTCCTAGCCTTTGGCGATTTAGGCATCCCCTTTGAAGCTCACGCCGGGTGGCAAG AAAACTCAACCCAACCCTGCGACACAggctcccccatcccctctctAAAGTCTGAATTCCCTCAGGTAAACTTTGACCATGTCGACCCAGTCTATCCCGACAAAACCTCCCCGTCTGGGAAAAAGTATTTCAACACTAAACAAGCCATCATGGCCAGAGGGCAAGAGGTTCTCAGGGATTTGAAAcaacgaaaagaaaaggcgATCATCGTCGTGTCACATTCGGGGTTTTTGCGAGCGGGAGTTACGGGGAGGTGGTACATGAATGCTGATTACAGGGTGTTTGATTTTGCGGATGTGGACGAGGGAAATGCGAAGATccaggagagggagtggactgccaaggaggggggtttggggtggagtTTCGAGGAGAGGGTCGAgttgggggatgggttggtggatgAGATTGAGGAGCCGGTTTTGGATTAG
- a CDS encoding hypothetical protein (EggNog:ENOG503NWHF; COG:S) → MLAAELYDLLLELMALLCKKTGHNNMVCLQFITRFGVTDMVPAGGQISFGDVAAKVPGLTESIVGRLLRHAMTMHVFHEPQPGMVAHTKASKALQTNPVLNAWLRSGTHEMWPAAVKMLDALEKWPGSSEPSETGFALANGTVTTAFEILGSDPARAARFGRAMSIYAMKPEYSPSYLTEYFDWASL, encoded by the exons ATGCTGGCCGCCGAGCTGTATGATCTGTTACTCGAGCTCATGGCCTTGCTCTGCAAAAAGACGGGA CACAACAATATGGTGTGCCTCCAGTTCATAACCCGCTTCGGTGTCACCGACATGGTGCCGGCGGGCGGACAGATCTCCtttggtgatgttgctgcAAAGGTCCCAGGGCTGACTGAATCCATCGTCGGCCGTCTACTGCGACATGCCATGACGATGCACGTGTTCCACGAGCCCCAACCCGGCATGGTCGCCCATACCAAAGCCTCCAAAGCCCTTCAAACCAACCCGGTGTTGAACGCTTGGCTGAGGAGCGGAACCCATGAGATGTGGCCGGCTGCGGTCAAGATGCTTGACGCCTTAGAAAAGTGGCCCGGGTCCTCAGAGCCGTCAGAGACGGGGTTTGCCCTGGCGAATGGTACAGTTACCACCGCCTTTGAGATCCTCGGCAGCGACCCCGCCCGGGCCGCCAGGTTCGGTCGCGCCATGAGCATCTACGCCATGAAGCCCGAGTACTCGCCTTCTTACCTGACAGAATACTTCGACTGGGCAAGTCTTTGA
- a CDS encoding hypothetical protein (EggNog:ENOG503P6CW; COG:S), which produces MSSPLREQIITTAKAWVKAHNDRDAQAIKSLASPDFTAHFHPASLPPQGDKDAEGYAAFQAQAFPLFATYHAELVDTVVDETQLKAVVYLNSNGTAAVPGVTEPYKNQYVHKLTLTEDAKLVRVFDSFVDSAGMLGFMGKVFAATGGAPEGGK; this is translated from the coding sequence atgTCATCCCCCCTCCGCGAGcaaatcatcaccacagccaAAGCCTGGGTAAAGGCTCATAACGACCGTGACGCCCAGGCCATCAAgtccctcgcctcccccgaCTTCACCGCCCACTTCCATCCTGCCTCGCTCCCTCCCCAGGGCGACAAAGACGCAGAAGGGTACGCCGCCTTCCAGGCCCAGGCTTTCCCTCTCTTCGCGACTTACCACGCCGAGCTCGTCGACactgtggttgatgagactCAGCTCAAGGCGGTGGTCtacctcaacagcaacggcacCGCGGCCGTGCCCGGTGTCACCGAGCCGTACAAGAACCAGTATGTGCACAAGCTGACCTTGACCGAGGACGCCAAGTTGGTGAGAGTGTTTGATTCTTTTGTTGATAGCGCGGGGATGTTGGGTTTTATGGGGAAGGTGTTTGCTGCCACTGGGGGGGCGCCTGAGGGTGGGAAGTAA
- a CDS encoding hypothetical protein (EggNog:ENOG503Q02Y) — protein sequence MALIHRFAFPGLQPPTDDQSASEPKMKLSTFLFLSLTTHTIALNPAKPLRRQDGPSLLCPVPCDSTWCCLTGQTCQENSNSGIPYACDDPLLQITEEPFALETFISVISSIESDVVSLGCSLEGVPSGSSCSITVTPSTSYTFETGLPTERPTPRPDNVVSSSTSSAGVGENGRRRGMDGGLLGAGLGMVVGWLV from the coding sequence ATGGCGCTCATCCATCGTTTCGCCTTTCCCGGTTTGCAGCCTCCCACCGACGATCAATCCGCCTCGGAACCGAAAATGAAGCTCTCAACCTTTCTCTTCCTATCCCTTACCACCCACACCATCGCCTTAAACCCTGCCAAACCCCTCCGGCGCCAGGACGGACCGtccctcctctgcccagTCCCGTGCGACTCAACATGGTGCTGTCTAACCGGCCAAACCTGTCAAGAGAACTCAAACTCTGGCATTCCCTACGCGTGTGACGACCCCCTCCTACAAATCACAGAGGAGCCCTTCGCACTAGAGACGTTCATTTCGGTGATAAGCTCGATCGAGTCGGATGTCGTATCGCTCGGATGCAGTCTGGAGGGGGTGCCGAGTGGGAGCTCGTGCAGTATCACCGTGACACCGTCGACGAGCTACACGTTTGAGACTGGGCTGCCTACTGAACGGCCGACGCCGAGGCCGGACAATGTCGTGAGTAGTAGTACCAGCAgcgctggggttggggagaatggaaggagaaggggaatgGATGGGGGTTTGCTGGGTGccgggttggggatggtggtggggtggttggtttga